From the Terriglobales bacterium genome, the window CCGGGAAGCAGCGCCGCCTTCATGATGATGGATTGCAGCGGCAGTCCGGTGAGCTTTTCCGACACCACCGCGCCGAGTTCCGTAAAATCCCCGACCGGCCGCGGTACCCCGGCGAGCCGGCGATTCTGAAAAACGGAGTAGACCTGCGCCAGGTTCCCCGCTTCCACTTTCGCCATTCCGCGCGCGCCTTGCTGCCCGCACTTGCTGCCGCGATACACCTTGGCCGCCAGCCGTTCGCTGCCCTCGGCGAAATCGATCACGATGTCATAGATATAGTGATCGTTTTTCGGAGTGTGTCCAACCACGCGGACGGCCCGCAACTCGCCATGATCCGGGTAATACTCCGTCCCCGCCCGCTTCAACTCCGAAACAATCTGATCCATCACAGTTTCCGCCATGTTGCTCCCAGTAAGGCTGATTAAATCTAAGGTGGTCGCCGCCGGAGGCCTGCAGTTTCGCGGCGAAGCTCTCCCTTCTCGGTGCAGTTTCCATTCCACCCATTAGCTTGTGGGTTGCAAGCTAAGTCTTTAACCATCACGACGCTTCCAGAGCTGTAGGATTTACGGGGTGTGGCGATTCGTCGAGTTAGGAATCCCGGTACCCACTTGTGGCAAAAGGAAGGACAGGAACATCATCCAGAGTAGCTGGAAGAAATTACCTATGTCGAAATTGAGAGTCGAATTGCGGGTTTGCTTGATGCGGATTCACCGGAGCTTATGCTGAATTTTCAATTCGGCAATTCTGCCGTTCTGCAGTTCGGCAATCAATAGAAGAGGTACTTCCTCCACTTCGCGTCGGAGTGTCCGAGCAGCCGCATGATATGACGGCTGGTATGCAGATTGAAGGCGCGGGGCTCGCGGATGAGTTTCATGTTCGCTTCCAGGGGAAGCTGGTTTCCCTTGCGGCGATTGCAGCTGTGGCAGCACGCCACCAGGTTTTCCCACGTCGACAATCCCCCGCGCGAGCGCGGCACTACGTGGTCCAGTGTCAGGTCGCTGGACGCCAGCAGTTCGCCACAGTACTGGCAGCTGTTGCGGTCGCGCAGCAGGATGTTCTTGCGTGACAGCGCCCGCGTCTGATGCGGGATGCGGCGGTATTCAAGCAGGCGAATCACCGAAGGCACGCGGATAGCCAGCCGCGCGGCATGCAGGAAGTGGCCGTTTTCCTCTTCCGTCATGGCGACGCCCTTCAGCACGAGCACGATCGCCCGCCTTGCCGCGCACACGTTGATGGGCTCGTACGATGCGTTCAGCACCAGCACCGGCGCGTGCATCACGCCGTGTCCGTTGCTCTCCGAGACCGGCGCCGGCGTCGCATCTACCATCGGCTTGCGATGTGCGTGTCCCGAAATGTGTCCTTTGCCGCCTGACATAGTTGTAAGTCGCTCAGCCTGTCAGTCTCTCAATCGGCCGCACGAAAAAACGAATGACTGAGCGACTGAAAGACTCCTCACGCGCGCGCCGCCATCACCCGCGGTGACTCTTCCGCGGCTGTGAACTCCGGATCTTCCATCCCGGAAATATCGACACGCTGCGCTTCCGGCTTCAACACCCGTGCCACGGTCGCGACAAAAACCCGTTTCGCTCTTGCCCGGCATAGCACACGGGCACATTCCGAGACCGTCGTTCCGGTGGTGAAAACATCGTCAATCAATAAGATGTCGCGCCCGCTGACCTGGTGGGGGTGAGCCACGTGGAAGGCGCCGCGGACGTTTTCCCGCCGTTGCGGCGACGTCAATCCTGTCTGCGATACCGTGGCACGGCTACGCACCAATGCGGTGGTATTCAGTTTCACGTCCAGCGCCGCCGGCTTCAGCTTCAGCATGGCCCGCGCGATCAGCTCCGACTGATTGAAGCCACGCTCCCGCATCTTCGACGCGTGTAGCGGAACCGCGATCACCACCGGCGGCTCCGGTGCGAACGCCTGGGACAAGTCGGCCACCACCTCCGCCAGCATTCTGCCCAATACGTTCGCCGCTGGGCGCACCCGCTCATACTTCAGCAAGTGAACCAGGTCGCGCATGCCGCCGTCATAGCTGGCGTAGGCTGCGGCCCTGGCGAAAGCCGGCTCGTTCTGCATGCACTGCAGGCACAAGGGAGAGCCGTCGCGCTCCGACAGCAGCGGGCTGACCAACCGTTCGCCGCAGGCAGCGCACACGGCTGCCTCATTGGGGCGGATGGCCTCCAGACAAGCTTCGCAGACTGGCACCCTCGACAGGCGCGTGAGCGGCGCTTGGCAAAACCTGCAATGTGAAGGAAACAGGACGGATAGCGCTCCGTCAGCTAAGGAAAAGACAAACGAACGCCCTCTGCGGCTGGGTACCGCGACCGACCGGGTTGAGTCCCCGCTACTGCTGAAGACGACCCTCCTCGCGGCGCAACGACCAAGACGGCCCATCGTGCCGCAGCTCTAGTATAGCTACTTGCCCTCCGGGCGGCAACGGGCCTCCAATTACCGAAGTTGGGGCCGCCTCATTTTCAGGACATAGCCATTGGGACGATGGCTGGATTGAGGAGTTCCGCGTGCAGCTACTGGCGCGCACTGTGGTGACGAAAACTGCCCAACTCGGACTTGTTTCGTAACCGCCGCCCGCAGTAGCTTTCAGCACACCTGACGTCAGCGGCGTGTGCGGTTTGCAATCTTCCCACCCGCTTACGACCAGCGTAGAATCAGCAGGCTGTCATCGGGCCCGGCCATCATTCCCGGGTCCCTGAATCGAGGATTCCTCCATGAGCACCACCATCAACCAGGCGCCGCCGAAAAAATTCCAGCCCTTCGTGCCGCCGACCATGAAGATGTCCGAATTTACCGGGCGCGCCATCGTGCTCGGCCTGCTCATGACTGGAATCCTTGGCGCGGCGAACGCCTACCTCGGTTTGCGCGCGGGCATGACCATTGCCGCCACTTATCCGGCAGCCGTCATCAGCATGGCAGTTCTGCGCCTGGTGAAAGGCTCTATCCTGGAAGAAAACATCGCCCGCACCATTGGGTCGATTGGCGAATCCGTCGCCGCCGGTGCAGTGTTCACCATCCCCGCCTTTGTGATTGCCGGCCTTTGGCGCGACGATGCCGGAAATCCCGCGCTCAGCACCGGAAGATACTGGCAGTCAGTGGCGCTGATGGTGCTGGGCGGACTGCTCGGCATCCTGTTCGTCACCCTGCTCCGCCGCGTGATGGTCGAAGACCCCGAGCTTCCTTTCCCCGAATCGGTGGCCGCCTCCGAAATTCATAAAGCCGGGCAACAAGGCGCCAAGGCCGCAAAAATCCTGTTCGCCAACATGGGATTTGGCGCCGTGATGTACTTTCTGAGCCAGATCAACCTGTTCTGGTATGTGCGCACCATCCTGGTCCGCATTCCGACCATGGCGCAGGGACTGCGCGTCGGCCGCTCCGCCACCGCGCCCATCGTCGCCACCGGCGGCATGACCACGTTTGACACGCCCGCCATCAGCCCCGCCTATCTCGGCGTCGGCTACATTATCGGGCCTCGCCTCGCGGCGCTGAACTTTGCCGGCGGCGTGGTGGCCTGGGGGCTGCTGGTTCCACTGCTAGTCTACTTCCTCGGGCCTGGTATCCAGGCTAGTTTGCCCGCGGGAGCCACCATGGACTGGGCCGGCTTGGCCAACAACATGTGGTTTGCCATCGTTCGCCCGATCGCGGTTGGCGGCATGCTGGTGGGGGCAGGATTCACGCTCTTCCGAATGCGCAAGCAACTCGGCCTGGGCATGAGCCGCGCCATCTCCGACCTGAAAAAATCCGCCGCCGTGCATGAAGTCACCGACCGCACCGAAAAGGACTTGAACGCCAAGGTTGTTTTCCTCGGCGTTGCCATCGTCCTGGTGGCCATGATCGCGCTCTACTGGTTCTTTATCTCCGGCGCGGGCAACATACCCGGGGGCAAGGTGATGACGGGCGCCATCGTCGCCGCGGTCGTCATGATCGTGCTCGGCTTCTTCTTTGCCGCTGTTTCCGGAAATCTGTGCGGCATGATCGGATCCTCCAACAATCCTGTCTCCGGCTTGACGCTGTGCACGCTGGTGGTCGCCGCGCTGTTGATGGTCGCGCTCGGAGTTGGTGGAACCGGAGGGGTCGCCGCCGTGCTGGGCGTGGCGGCGGTGGTTTGCGTCTCGTCCGCCGTGGCCGGCGAGATGCTCCAGGACCTCAAGGTCGGACACATCCTCGGGGGCACGCCCTCGCGAATGCAGATTGGCGATATGTTCGGCGTCATCGTCGCCTCCCTGGTTTTGTTCTTCCCGCTGATGATTCTCGACAAGGCCTATCACTTTGGCAGCGCCGCCCTGCCCGCCCCGCAAGCTGGCCTGATGGCCATGCTCGGCCAGGGCATTGTCGGCGGCAACATGGCTTGGCCGCTGGTCGTGGTTGGCATCTTCATGGGATTCGCGCTGATCATGGTGCAGGTGAAGAGTCCCATGCTCTTCGCCGTTGGCATGTACCTGCCTCTTCAAACCACGTTCGCCATTTTCGTCGGCGGCGTCATTCGCTGGATTACCGACCTGCTCCGCGATCGCCGCGGCTTGAATGACGCGCAGAAAGCGCGGGTCGAAAACGCTGGCGTGCTCACCGCCTCCGGCCTGATCGCCGGCGAAGCGCTCTGCGGCCTGGTGATTGCGGCCATCGTCGGCACCGGCCACACCATGCCCGACGTCAAGATTGGCGACGCCTGGATCAGCGGCTTGATCGGCCTCGCGCTGCTGGTGAGCGTCATGATCAAGCTGCCGCTCGCCAATGCCGGTAGCCCTGACGAACCGGCGCCGCCGACCGCGATTATGTGATGACGATTGAAAACACAGGTTTCACGTTTCACGTTTCGAGTTTCACGGATTGTGCAGCGTGAAACGTGAAACTTGGAAACGTGAAACCTATTTTAACGATCAAAGAAAACCTCGCCGCCGTCCGCGAGCGCATCGCAGCCGCCGCACGCCGCGCCGGCCGCTCTCCCGACGAAGTCGCGCTGATGGCAGTCACCAAGACCTTCGGTCCTGACGCCATCCGCGCCGCCCATGACGCCGGCCAGCGTCTGTTCGGCGAAAACCGCGTGCAGGAGTTTGCGGAAAAGGCTGCCACGGTGCGCGATCTCGACGGCGCGGAATTTCACATGATCGGCCATCTGCAGACCAACAAGGCCGCCAAGGCGGTCGAGATTTTCTCCACCGTAGATTCCGTGGATTCGCTTCGCCTCGCCGACAAATTGAACGCAGCCGCTGCGCACCTGCGCAAGCGCCTGCCTGTGCTTATCGAACTGAATCTGGGCAGCGAAGAATCGAAGAGCGGGCTGAATCCGGTTTCCACGGGCTTTGGCGAATTGCTGGAAGCGGCGGCCCGCCTCGATCACCTTGAATTCCGCGGCCTCATGACCATTCCGCCTTTCACCGACGATCCGCGGAGCGCCCGCCCCTACTTCCGCCGTCTGCGTGAAATTCGCGACAACATCGCCCGCCGCAATCTTCCTGGCGTCCGCATGGACGTGCTTTCCATGGGCATGTCGCACGACTTTGAAGTCGCCGTCGAGGAAGGCTCCACTTGTGTGCGGTTGGGCACGGCAATCTTCGGTGGCCGTGCAAAAGCGTAAACCACGAAGGGTACAGTGGACCACGAAGGAACGCGTGCCCCGGCATGGTTCGAGTTTGGGCAGGCCCGGGGGTTTTACGTTACGAGGTCAGGCCGGTGAGCGCGGCCGACAACAGAAGCAACCAACGAGAAACAGGCCTTCGCGCCCCTTTGTGTCCTTCGTGGTTACCTGGTTTTTGGGTTAGCAGCGTGGTGCGCTTTGCGTACCCGGATGATCATTCCGGCGACAAACAGGATGGTGAAGAAGATCAGAATTCTCGCCCACATCGGCGCCGGGATCAGTACGGCGACCACCAGCGCAACCGCCGCCAGGGCCGCACGCCCCAACGCTTCCCGCGCCGCTTTCGCGAGTTCGCTTTCCTGCCCCGCGCCGCCTGTCGCCATCACCTTCACCTTCGACCCGCCATACTAGCATCCGGCCACGACGCACGAAGCAGTACGAACGCATTTTCCTTCGTGATCGTTTGTGTCCTTTATGGTTAAGTAGAAAATCATGGTTGTGCACGACACTGCAGCCGGCGCCACCTTCACCGTACGTCTTCATCCGCGCGCGAAGAAGAATGCCATCACCGGCGAACTCGGCGACGCGCTCAAGCTCTCGCTAACGGCGCCTCCGCTGGAAGGCAGGGCGAATTCCGCTTGCATTGAATTTCTCGCCGATCTTTTGAAGCTGCCGCGTTCCTCGATTACCATAGCCGCGGGCCAGACCAGCCGTAACAAGCTCATTCGGGTTTCCGGCCTCACTGCCGCCGAGGTGGAAGCGCGCTTTCGCGCAGCCGGAACTTGCAGTTGGTAGTACCCGAGGGACCAGCAACCGACTCCCGTCATACGAGGAGGCCAATTTGACCTTCGCTTCGCGCGTGCGCGAGATTCGCACCGGCTTCGAGCGCCCCTTCTGGGTCGCCAACATCACGGAAATTTTCGAGCGCCTCTCCTACTACGGCGCGTTTTCCTCGCTCGCCCTCTACCTGCAAGGGAAATTGAATTTCTCCACCCAGCAAACCGGAACGCTGACCGGCATTTTCGGCGGCATGGTGTGGTTCCTGGCGATCTTCGGCGGCGCCACAGCCGACCGTCTGGGCTTCCGCCGCGCCCTCTCCATCGCTTACTTCATTCTCGCTACCGCCTACTTCCTGATCGGCTCCATTGGCGCGCCCTGGCTCGCCCCGGTCCGGTCCGCCGTTCCACTCGGCCTGTTTGTCGGCTTCATCCTTATTCTTCCCGCGCTCGGAGTGGCGCTGGTAAAGCCATGCGTGGTCGGCACCACGGCGCGCGCTTCGAAAGAGAACGTGCGCTCCATCGGCTATTCCATCTATTACACGATGGTTAATATCGGGGGCGCCGCCGGCCCGTTGGTGGCCTCCTGGGCGCATCGCCAACTCGGGGTGGAAAACGTCTACCGTGTTGCCGCCCTCAGCGTCTTCGCCATGTTCTTCGTAGTCCTGATTTTCTTCCGCGATCCGCGCAAGGCCGGCGAAGCTCCTCCGCCCTCGATTGCCGAGGTCGCGCACAACTTCTGCGTTGTACTGGGAAATTACAAGCTGGTGCTGCCGGTGCTCCTGGTCGCCATCGTGCTCGTTGGCGCTTCGCTCGCCGGCGTGGCGGTGCCGTGGTGGGTGTGGATCATCGTTCTCGTTCTTGCCATGGCCGGCATGAGCCGCTTCATGTGGTTCCTGGTTCTGTTCACCGGCTACTGGGTTGTCTTCTGGCAGCAATACATCAGCCTTCCGGGCTATATTCATAACTACATCGACGCCAGCGCGCCCGTAGAAGCGATTCTCATCACCGATGGCCTGGTGGTCATCTGCTTCACCATTGCGGTGAACTTCATCACGCGCAAGATCCCGGCCTTTCCGTCGGTGATCCTCGGCACCGTGGTGACATCGATCTCGTGGCTGATACTCGCCTTTCGGCCCAGCATCACGGGCGTGGTGCTATCGCTGATCGTGCTCGCGCTTGGCGAGATCATCCAGTCACCGCGCTATTACGAATACATCTCCCGGCTCGCGCCCCCCGGCCAGCAGGGCACCTACATGGGCTTTGCGTTCTTGCCGATCGGAATTGGATCGCTAGTTGGTGGATGGTTTGGCGGACAACTGGCACATCACTACGGGGAAGTGACAGGCCACCCGCGCAACCTGTGGCTCGCCGTCACAGCTGTCGGCCTGATCACGGCCGTGGCCCTGGCGATTTACAACCAGATTGTCCGCCCGGTGCAGGCCGACAAGAGCGCGAGCAGCTAAGCGGGTCGGAAGCGCCAACTCGCTTTTCCAGAGTCGTTGTCTCACCCCCTTGACGACGCTGCACTCGCAATTACCAATACAAAACTTTACAATTCTCGGGTTACTCACGGAGTGCTTCCAGTTGCTCCCGTGTTACGGTGAAGAATAGGATAAGGCCAGCGCGTGATGCCTCAGTTTCTATTGTTCGTCGCCATCATGGGGCTTGTTAGCTCGACCGGCTTTCTGGTGCTGGTCATGGTGGCCGCGCTACGCTTTCGCGCAAGAGCCCGCATCGCTGGGGCAGCCTCTCCGCGGCTCGTCGATGAAGAGTGGCCTCCCGCCAGCATCATCAAGCCTGTATTCGGCCTCGAGCCCATGCTCGAGCAAAATCTGGAATCGATTTTTCAGCAGGACTATCCCAAGTTTGAGCTGATTTTCGGCGCGCGCACGCCCGAGGATCCTGCCATCGCTGTCATCAACAGCTTGCGCCAGCGCTATCCCAACGTGAAGGTGCGCTGCGTTTATTCCGGCGAACCTATCTGGCCGAATCCGCGCGTCTATTCCGAGCACAAGATGATTGCAGCCGCCGAGCACGAAATCGTGGTCATCGGCGATAGCGACGTCCGCGTGCCGCGTGACTACCTGCGCAACATCGTCGAACCGCTACGCGATCCCCAGGTTGGGTTGGTCACGTGCATCTATCGCGGCAAGCCCAGCGGAGGCATCTGGTCCCGGCTTGAAGCGGCCGGATTTTCCGTTGAACTGACC encodes:
- a CDS encoding HNH endonuclease, whose amino-acid sequence is MVDATPAPVSESNGHGVMHAPVLVLNASYEPINVCAARRAIVLVLKGVAMTEEENGHFLHAARLAIRVPSVIRLLEYRRIPHQTRALSRKNILLRDRNSCQYCGELLASSDLTLDHVVPRSRGGLSTWENLVACCHSCNRRKGNQLPLEANMKLIREPRAFNLHTSRHIMRLLGHSDAKWRKYLFY
- a CDS encoding ComF family protein — translated: MGRLGRCAARRVVFSSSGDSTRSVAVPSRRGRSFVFSLADGALSVLFPSHCRFCQAPLTRLSRVPVCEACLEAIRPNEAAVCAACGERLVSPLLSERDGSPLCLQCMQNEPAFARAAAYASYDGGMRDLVHLLKYERVRPAANVLGRMLAEVVADLSQAFAPEPPVVIAVPLHASKMRERGFNQSELIARAMLKLKPAALDVKLNTTALVRSRATVSQTGLTSPQRRENVRGAFHVAHPHQVSGRDILLIDDVFTTGTTVSECARVLCRARAKRVFVATVARVLKPEAQRVDISGMEDPEFTAAEESPRVMAARA
- a CDS encoding oligopeptide transporter, OPT family, giving the protein MSTTINQAPPKKFQPFVPPTMKMSEFTGRAIVLGLLMTGILGAANAYLGLRAGMTIAATYPAAVISMAVLRLVKGSILEENIARTIGSIGESVAAGAVFTIPAFVIAGLWRDDAGNPALSTGRYWQSVALMVLGGLLGILFVTLLRRVMVEDPELPFPESVAASEIHKAGQQGAKAAKILFANMGFGAVMYFLSQINLFWYVRTILVRIPTMAQGLRVGRSATAPIVATGGMTTFDTPAISPAYLGVGYIIGPRLAALNFAGGVVAWGLLVPLLVYFLGPGIQASLPAGATMDWAGLANNMWFAIVRPIAVGGMLVGAGFTLFRMRKQLGLGMSRAISDLKKSAAVHEVTDRTEKDLNAKVVFLGVAIVLVAMIALYWFFISGAGNIPGGKVMTGAIVAAVVMIVLGFFFAAVSGNLCGMIGSSNNPVSGLTLCTLVVAALLMVALGVGGTGGVAAVLGVAAVVCVSSAVAGEMLQDLKVGHILGGTPSRMQIGDMFGVIVASLVLFFPLMILDKAYHFGSAALPAPQAGLMAMLGQGIVGGNMAWPLVVVGIFMGFALIMVQVKSPMLFAVGMYLPLQTTFAIFVGGVIRWITDLLRDRRGLNDAQKARVENAGVLTASGLIAGEALCGLVIAAIVGTGHTMPDVKIGDAWISGLIGLALLVSVMIKLPLANAGSPDEPAPPTAIM
- a CDS encoding YggS family pyridoxal phosphate-dependent enzyme — translated: MKPILTIKENLAAVRERIAAAARRAGRSPDEVALMAVTKTFGPDAIRAAHDAGQRLFGENRVQEFAEKAATVRDLDGAEFHMIGHLQTNKAAKAVEIFSTVDSVDSLRLADKLNAAAAHLRKRLPVLIELNLGSEESKSGLNPVSTGFGELLEAAARLDHLEFRGLMTIPPFTDDPRSARPYFRRLREIRDNIARRNLPGVRMDVLSMGMSHDFEVAVEEGSTCVRLGTAIFGGRAKA
- a CDS encoding DUF167 domain-containing protein, which produces MVVHDTAAGATFTVRLHPRAKKNAITGELGDALKLSLTAPPLEGRANSACIEFLADLLKLPRSSITIAAGQTSRNKLIRVSGLTAAEVEARFRAAGTCSW
- a CDS encoding MFS transporter is translated as MTFASRVREIRTGFERPFWVANITEIFERLSYYGAFSSLALYLQGKLNFSTQQTGTLTGIFGGMVWFLAIFGGATADRLGFRRALSIAYFILATAYFLIGSIGAPWLAPVRSAVPLGLFVGFILILPALGVALVKPCVVGTTARASKENVRSIGYSIYYTMVNIGGAAGPLVASWAHRQLGVENVYRVAALSVFAMFFVVLIFFRDPRKAGEAPPPSIAEVAHNFCVVLGNYKLVLPVLLVAIVLVGASLAGVAVPWWVWIIVLVLAMAGMSRFMWFLVLFTGYWVVFWQQYISLPGYIHNYIDASAPVEAILITDGLVVICFTIAVNFITRKIPAFPSVILGTVVTSISWLILAFRPSITGVVLSLIVLALGEIIQSPRYYEYISRLAPPGQQGTYMGFAFLPIGIGSLVGGWFGGQLAHHYGEVTGHPRNLWLAVTAVGLITAVALAIYNQIVRPVQADKSASS